The following are from one region of the Gammaproteobacteria bacterium genome:
- the moeB gene encoding molybdopterin-synthase adenylyltransferase MoeB: MRLPPLVNPVEELSNDEIFRYSRHLLIPEVGLEGQRRLKSSKVLVIGAGGLGSPVLLYLAAAGVGTLGIIDFDVVDESNLQRQIIHGQSDIGRPKPESARDAINELNPYVKVRLHRERLEAINAQTIIAAYDLIIDGTDNFATRYLVNDACVLAGKPYVWGSIFRFEGQVSVFWENAPGGKGLNYRDLYPEPPPAEMAPSCAEGGVLGILCASIGAMMVTEAIKLITGIGETMLGRLAVYDALDMSYRFIPLRRAPGRTLIDGLIDYQQFCNASRPATGNSHAIPVISARELKEIKENGMNVQLIDVRGIEEWNIVHIEGAKLIPKNQMMSQEVLAAMNKEDFIVLHCKMGMRSRDVLLEMQKHGFTNVKSLDGGILAWIKEVDQSLPTY; the protein is encoded by the coding sequence ATGCGTTTACCACCGTTAGTTAATCCTGTAGAAGAGCTGAGCAACGATGAGATTTTCCGCTACAGCCGTCATTTGCTGATTCCCGAAGTCGGTTTGGAAGGCCAACGCCGGCTCAAAAGCAGTAAAGTTCTGGTGATCGGTGCCGGCGGATTGGGGTCTCCGGTATTGCTGTATCTCGCCGCGGCCGGTGTCGGCACGTTAGGCATCATCGATTTCGATGTGGTCGACGAATCCAATCTGCAACGGCAAATCATTCATGGCCAATCCGATATCGGCCGCCCGAAACCGGAAAGCGCGCGCGATGCGATCAATGAATTAAATCCTTACGTCAAAGTCCGGCTTCACAGGGAACGGCTTGAAGCTATCAATGCGCAAACCATCATCGCTGCCTATGATTTGATTATCGACGGCACGGACAATTTCGCCACGCGCTATTTGGTGAATGATGCCTGTGTGCTGGCAGGGAAACCGTATGTGTGGGGATCTATTTTCCGTTTCGAAGGCCAGGTTTCCGTGTTTTGGGAAAATGCACCTGGCGGGAAAGGATTGAATTACCGCGACTTATATCCCGAACCGCCGCCGGCAGAAATGGCACCATCGTGTGCCGAAGGTGGTGTCCTGGGGATTCTGTGCGCTTCCATCGGCGCGATGATGGTGACCGAGGCGATTAAGCTCATCACCGGTATCGGTGAAACCATGCTGGGACGCCTGGCTGTTTACGATGCACTGGATATGAGCTACCGCTTTATTCCGTTACGCCGCGCGCCGGGCAGAACTTTGATCGACGGGTTGATCGATTATCAACAATTTTGCAATGCCAGCCGCCCGGCAACTGGGAATTCCCATGCGATACCGGTGATCAGCGCGCGCGAACTGAAAGAAATTAAAGAGAACGGCATGAATGTTCAGCTCATCGATGTGCGCGGCATCGAAGAATGGAATATCGTGCATATCGAAGGTGCCAAGCTTATCCCCAAAAACCAAATGATGTCGCAAGAAGTGTTGGCGGCGATGAATAAAGAAGACTTCATTGTGCTGCACTGCAAAATGGGCATGCGTTCCCGCGATGTGTTGCTTGAAATGCAAAAACACGGCTTCACCAACGTCAAAAGCTTGGACGGCGGCATTCTGGCGTGGATAAAGGAAGTCGATCAATCGCTGCCGACCTACTAG
- a CDS encoding DUF4102 domain-containing protein, with protein sequence MEYNVIQLLGQDEMAKEVKRLKAVQINSLPPGTHSDGDNLLLRVRDSGSRSWVFRYNILREELIEKSSCKWEKYLKSLASFEFLGIYYFWGCSRLA encoded by the coding sequence GTGGAATATAATGTCATCCAACTTCTAGGGCAAGACGAGATGGCAAAGGAAGTCAAAAGACTAAAAGCAGTACAAATCAATTCACTTCCACCCGGTACTCACTCCGACGGCGATAATCTGCTTTTACGGGTAAGAGATTCCGGTTCTCGCAGTTGGGTATTCCGATATAACATTTTACGCGAGGAATTGATTGAAAAAAGTTCTTGCAAATGGGAAAAATATTTAAAATCTTTGGCATCATTTGAATTTCTTGGGATATATTATTTTTGGGGCTGTAGTAGATTAGCTTAG
- a CDS encoding CoA transferase: MNKSLNDCAIAGAFQNAAAPFAAMAFSLFYQSSTLGLKIASSGDQAADGMFSFAFKTPHTAPVNCVVTGWGDCDHAEMATENMIQAVCGLMSVHGRSSGQIQPLGLPYVSTVTAALALQGGIAAALGQLRGVALSHSHVSMSAAALLSASQYIADATVATPAENLPPVAANHFTSPPFVSADGVVFELETLHADPWLRFWMPLGISAALAGKGWTAFLLRYAKAAAPIPDELVSVLAKLTYLQISELCADSGMSICRVRAIAERVDDEQFKSEWLKGPWTFDFAASCQDMPLKPASDSLPLSGLTVIESCRRIQGPLAGHLLALLGADVIRIEPPGGDPLRGMPPVAQGCSVRFDALNRFKTVREIDIKSSAGQEEITELARHADVFLHNWAPGKAAQLNLDYSNLIRVNPALVYAYAAGWATDGGAHVQSPAMPGTDFMVQAYSGVAQKISQACGTQGGTLFTILDVLGGVIAAQGITAALLNRQLSRAGARVTSSLLSAAAVLCSDDFQNQHRFFDIATAAKSLLNQVFETKQGKIAIDCYDNGAVQRLIDALGLATHPEQENFQQRLSEILQSKTAAEWIGILLQADVPAAIVVENLNNLHSDSRLQPHLELGSYTKVTSPWSFQ; this comes from the coding sequence ATGAATAAATCATTAAACGATTGCGCAATTGCAGGGGCTTTTCAAAATGCCGCCGCACCTTTCGCCGCAATGGCATTCTCATTGTTTTATCAATCCAGTACGTTAGGATTGAAGATTGCCAGCAGTGGCGATCAAGCAGCCGATGGGATGTTTTCCTTTGCGTTCAAAACCCCGCATACAGCGCCGGTTAATTGTGTGGTAACCGGCTGGGGTGATTGCGATCACGCAGAAATGGCCACTGAAAACATGATTCAGGCCGTGTGCGGTTTGATGTCGGTGCATGGGCGATCGAGCGGACAAATCCAGCCGCTCGGATTGCCTTACGTTTCAACTGTAACGGCTGCATTGGCATTACAAGGCGGTATTGCCGCCGCACTCGGTCAGTTGCGCGGTGTTGCGTTATCGCACAGCCATGTCTCCATGTCGGCTGCGGCTTTACTCAGTGCTTCACAATATATTGCCGATGCGACCGTCGCTACTCCAGCGGAAAATTTGCCGCCGGTTGCGGCAAATCACTTCACGTCACCGCCTTTCGTATCGGCCGATGGCGTCGTTTTTGAACTCGAAACACTACATGCGGATCCTTGGTTACGGTTCTGGATGCCATTGGGTATCAGCGCCGCCTTGGCAGGGAAGGGCTGGACAGCTTTCTTGTTGCGTTACGCCAAAGCCGCCGCGCCGATTCCGGACGAACTCGTCAGTGTGCTGGCGAAATTAACTTATTTGCAGATTTCGGAATTATGCGCGGATAGCGGCATGTCAATATGCCGCGTGCGTGCCATCGCGGAAAGGGTTGATGACGAGCAGTTCAAATCGGAATGGCTGAAAGGTCCGTGGACATTCGATTTTGCCGCATCTTGCCAAGATATGCCGTTAAAACCGGCCAGCGATTCACTGCCGCTGAGTGGACTCACCGTGATCGAATCCTGCCGCCGCATCCAAGGCCCCTTGGCCGGGCATTTGCTGGCATTGCTGGGAGCTGACGTTATTCGCATCGAGCCGCCGGGCGGTGATCCGCTGCGCGGCATGCCGCCGGTAGCGCAAGGTTGTTCGGTGCGATTTGATGCGTTGAACCGGTTTAAAACCGTGCGCGAAATCGATATCAAATCCTCCGCCGGACAGGAAGAAATCACCGAACTGGCAAGGCATGCCGATGTGTTCTTGCACAATTGGGCGCCTGGCAAAGCGGCGCAATTGAATCTGGATTATAGCAACCTGATTCGTGTGAATCCGGCGCTGGTTTACGCCTATGCAGCCGGTTGGGCAACAGACGGAGGTGCCCATGTGCAATCGCCCGCGATGCCGGGAACCGATTTCATGGTGCAAGCCTATTCCGGTGTGGCGCAGAAAATCTCCCAGGCTTGCGGTACGCAGGGTGGAACGCTGTTTACCATCCTGGATGTGCTGGGTGGCGTCATCGCAGCGCAAGGTATTACCGCCGCCTTGCTCAATCGTCAGTTGAGCCGCGCCGGTGCGCGAGTGACTTCCTCGCTGTTGAGTGCGGCGGCGGTGCTATGCAGCGATGATTTTCAAAACCAGCACCGCTTCTTCGACATCGCAACAGCTGCCAAAAGCTTACTGAATCAAGTTTTTGAGACGAAGCAAGGAAAAATCGCGATTGACTGCTATGACAACGGCGCCGTGCAACGCTTGATCGATGCACTGGGTCTGGCAACGCATCCTGAGCAGGAAAATTTTCAGCAACGGTTGAGTGAAATACTGCAAAGTAAAACAGCGGCCGAATGGATTGGCATTTTGCTGCAAGCCGATGTTCCAGCCGCGATCGTGGTCGAAAATCTCAATAACCTGCACAGCGACTCACGCTTGCAACCGCACTTGGAATTAGGGTCGTATACCAAAGTTACTTCACCTTGGAGTTTTCAATGA
- a CDS encoding YggS family pyridoxal phosphate-dependent enzyme, with the protein MNQETAVELNAEQQLADIKNNLATVKQRIVDACKKAGRDPASVRLLPVTKTVSPERLRIAFAAGVHEMGENKIQEAREKSEVLADLGIKWSIIGHLQTNKAKYLARFANEFQALDSLKVAEELDKRLQNEGRAIDVYVQVNSSGEESKFGLPPEAVRDFVQHLPQFSSLRIKGLMTLAIFSSDHDRVRECFVKMRNIQAMLRQEAPAGLSFDELSMGMSGDYELAIEEGATVVRVGQAIFGKRPLPDSHYWPGLG; encoded by the coding sequence ATGAATCAGGAGACCGCCGTGGAACTCAACGCTGAGCAGCAACTCGCCGACATCAAAAACAACCTTGCTACCGTCAAACAACGCATCGTCGATGCGTGCAAGAAAGCAGGGCGCGACCCTGCCAGCGTGCGGCTCTTGCCTGTGACCAAAACCGTATCGCCTGAGCGGCTGCGTATCGCTTTTGCTGCCGGTGTCCATGAAATGGGCGAAAACAAAATCCAGGAAGCGCGCGAAAAATCCGAAGTACTCGCCGATTTAGGCATCAAATGGTCGATCATCGGTCATTTGCAAACCAACAAAGCCAAATACCTGGCGCGCTTCGCCAACGAATTCCAGGCACTCGACAGCCTGAAAGTCGCCGAAGAACTCGACAAGCGCCTGCAAAATGAAGGCCGCGCCATTGACGTCTACGTGCAAGTCAACAGCTCTGGCGAAGAAAGCAAATTCGGCCTGCCGCCCGAAGCCGTGCGTGATTTCGTGCAACACTTACCGCAATTTTCATCGCTACGCATCAAAGGTCTGATGACACTGGCGATCTTCTCCTCCGATCATGACCGTGTGCGTGAATGCTTCGTCAAAATGCGCAACATCCAGGCTATGCTGCGCCAGGAAGCGCCTGCAGGACTATCGTTCGACGAACTGTCGATGGGCATGTCGGGCGATTACGAGCTGGCGATTGAAGAAGGCGCCACCGTCGTGCGCGTCGGTCAGGCGATCTTCGGCAAACGGCCGTTGCCGGATAGTCATTATTGGCCGGGATTGGGGTGA
- a CDS encoding DUF3617 domain-containing protein gives MHKILVSILITLSPVTSGMAHQHIRPGLWEITTRSDLLALVPHIPSEHMQQLNDLARQYGFKLPKIENGAATSKICITAEMAKQEIPAYFYENRSGCTVHNAIRKGNNYQLDLVCSNQHFQGTGFAQGTFTNPENFSGSTEFDSTVSGAPVHASAQTDARWIGERCTAVKPVP, from the coding sequence ATGCATAAAATTCTTGTTTCTATCTTGATTACCCTATCGCCAGTAACTTCCGGTATGGCGCATCAGCACATCCGGCCGGGGTTATGGGAAATTACCACGCGCTCCGATCTGTTGGCGCTGGTGCCGCATATCCCGTCGGAACACATGCAACAACTCAACGATCTCGCGCGCCAGTATGGTTTTAAACTACCAAAAATAGAAAATGGTGCGGCCACATCGAAAATCTGCATCACCGCGGAAATGGCAAAACAAGAAATTCCTGCATATTTTTATGAGAACCGCTCCGGCTGCACAGTACACAATGCAATCCGTAAAGGCAACAACTACCAATTGGATCTCGTGTGTTCAAATCAGCACTTCCAGGGAACCGGATTCGCGCAAGGGACTTTTACCAACCCGGAAAATTTCTCAGGAAGTACCGAATTCGATAGTACAGTTAGCGGCGCACCGGTTCACGCATCGGCGCAAACCGATGCACGATGGATCGGTGAGCGCTGTACAGCAGTCAAACCTGTACCGTGA
- a CDS encoding PEP-CTERM sorting domain-containing protein: MADWSIIGLGALSGTYSTAQAVNDFGQVVGNGNGADRAFITGPNGIGMSYLDTLGGVRSYASDINNAGQVAGYSATSDGFMHAFITGANGMGMTDLGTLGGDYSIAYGINSTGQVVGVSSTAGNAAYHAFITGPNGSGMTDLGTLSGDYSTAYSINDSGQVSGVSSMADATGQHAFITGAGGIGMTDLGTLNDTTDSIARDINNSGQVAGFSGFYNDFFGFYSAQAFTTGANGANMAGFGAFLDSRADSINDSGQIVGGINNFCDNCIHSSFLYSDGTITDLSLLAPVIAAGWSELSAVGINNHGQIVGWGHLEGAPGGGSRAFLLSPLAAVPEPETYAMFLAGLGLLCFVLRSRKQNH; encoded by the coding sequence ATGGCGGATTGGTCGATTATCGGCCTGGGTGCTCTTAGTGGAACATACAGTACGGCGCAAGCGGTTAACGACTTCGGGCAAGTGGTAGGCAACGGCAATGGAGCCGATCGTGCCTTCATCACCGGCCCGAATGGCATAGGAATGAGTTATCTGGATACTTTGGGCGGAGTCAGGAGTTATGCCTCCGATATCAACAATGCCGGACAGGTGGCTGGTTATTCCGCTACGAGCGATGGTTTCATGCATGCTTTTATTACCGGTGCAAACGGTATGGGGATGACGGACTTGGGTACCTTGGGCGGAGATTACAGCATTGCATACGGCATCAACAGTACCGGACAAGTAGTTGGAGTTTCTTCGACAGCGGGGAATGCTGCTTATCACGCATTCATTACCGGCCCGAACGGTTCCGGAATGACCGACCTGGGTACCTTGAGCGGAGATTATAGCACGGCATATAGCATTAACGATTCCGGGCAAGTAAGCGGAGTTTCCTCTATGGCTGATGCAACTGGCCAGCATGCATTCATTACCGGCGCGGGTGGTATCGGGATGACCGATTTGGGTACTCTTAACGATACCACCGATAGTATTGCCAGGGATATCAACAATTCGGGACAAGTTGCAGGATTTTCCGGGTTTTATAATGATTTCTTTGGTTTTTATTCAGCGCAAGCGTTTACCACGGGTGCGAATGGTGCGAACATGGCCGGTTTTGGCGCTTTTCTAGATAGTCGCGCCGATAGTATCAACGATAGTGGACAAATAGTGGGAGGGATTAATAATTTCTGTGATAACTGTATACACAGTTCTTTTCTCTATAGCGACGGCACCATAACTGACCTCTCATTACTTGCACCGGTCATTGCAGCCGGATGGAGTGAACTTTCGGCTGTTGGTATCAATAATCATGGACAAATTGTCGGATGGGGGCATCTGGAAGGAGCACCTGGCGGCGGATCTCGGGCATTTTTACTTTCTCCGCTTGCCGCAGTTCCGGAACCTGAAACCTATGCCATGTTCCTGGCTGGTTTAGGATTGTTATGTTTTGTGTTGCGGTCTAGAAAGCAAAATCATTGA
- a CDS encoding MoaD family protein — MSITVIIPTILRPLTNEQKRIDMEGAKVSEIIDHMEQQYPGIKEKLVTGESAHRFINIYVNDNDIRFQDGLATSLCDGDILTILPAVAGGC, encoded by the coding sequence ATGTCCATCACAGTCATCATTCCAACCATATTGAGGCCGCTCACGAATGAGCAAAAACGCATCGACATGGAAGGCGCCAAAGTCTCAGAAATCATCGATCATATGGAACAGCAATACCCGGGAATCAAGGAAAAACTCGTTACCGGCGAGAGCGCCCACCGCTTCATCAATATCTACGTCAACGATAACGACATCCGTTTTCAGGATGGTCTGGCAACTAGCTTATGTGATGGCGATATATTAACGATTTTGCCTGCCGTGGCGGGAGGTTGTTAA
- a CDS encoding aspartate kinase — protein MAFYVQKYGGTSVGSTERIKNVARRVAKFHSQGHQIVVVVSAMSGETNRLIALAHEVQENPSSRELDVMISTGEQVSIALLAMALMELNIKAKSYTGPQVKILTDSTYTKARILSIDEAKIRADLDAGYVVVVAGFQGVDEKGNITTLGRGGSDTTGVALAAALKADECQIYTDVDGIYTTDPRVVAEARRLNTITFEEMLEMASLGSKVLQLRSVEFAGKYKVKLRVLSSFEEEGQGTLITFEEDENMEQAVISGIAFNRDEAKITVLGVPDHPGIAYQILGPVADANIDVDMIIQNVGHDGLTDFSFTVHRNEFKNTLNILREKIQPHIGARDVLGGDRIAKVSVVGVGMRSHAGIASKMFRVLAEEGINIQMIATSEIKVSVVVDEKYMELAVRVLHKAFDLEQAL, from the coding sequence GTGGCTTTTTACGTACAAAAATATGGCGGTACTTCGGTAGGCAGTACCGAACGGATAAAAAACGTTGCCCGCAGAGTAGCAAAATTTCATTCGCAAGGACATCAGATTGTCGTTGTCGTTTCAGCCATGAGCGGCGAAACGAACCGGTTAATCGCATTGGCGCATGAAGTTCAAGAAAATCCAAGCTCACGTGAATTGGATGTCATGATTTCGACCGGTGAGCAAGTATCCATCGCACTATTGGCTATGGCCTTGATGGAATTGAATATCAAAGCGAAAAGCTATACCGGACCGCAAGTCAAGATACTGACCGATAGCACGTATACCAAGGCTCGAATTTTAAGCATCGATGAAGCAAAAATCCGCGCAGATCTGGATGCCGGTTATGTCGTCGTCGTCGCAGGATTTCAGGGTGTCGACGAAAAAGGGAACATCACGACGCTCGGCCGCGGTGGGTCGGATACCACCGGTGTTGCTTTAGCGGCAGCGCTGAAAGCCGATGAATGCCAGATTTATACCGACGTTGACGGAATTTACACAACCGATCCCCGCGTTGTCGCTGAAGCGAGAAGATTAAACACGATAACCTTTGAAGAAATGCTGGAAATGGCAAGTTTGGGTTCGAAGGTATTGCAATTGCGATCGGTTGAATTCGCCGGAAAATACAAAGTAAAGTTGAGAGTCTTATCGAGCTTTGAGGAAGAAGGTCAAGGCACCTTGATTACTTTTGAGGAAGATGAAAATATGGAACAAGCCGTTATTTCAGGTATCGCATTCAATCGTGACGAAGCGAAAATTACTGTGCTGGGCGTTCCCGATCATCCTGGCATTGCCTACCAAATCCTCGGTCCTGTAGCCGATGCCAATATCGATGTGGACATGATTATCCAGAATGTAGGTCATGACGGCTTAACTGATTTCTCGTTTACGGTTCATCGCAATGAGTTTAAAAATACATTGAACATTCTGAGAGAAAAGATTCAACCTCACATAGGCGCACGCGATGTGCTCGGAGGTGATAGAATCGCAAAAGTATCGGTAGTGGGTGTCGGTATGCGCTCACATGCGGGTATCGCCAGCAAGATGTTCCGGGTATTGGCGGAAGAAGGAATTAACATCCAAATGATCGCCACCTCTGAAATCAAGGTGTCGGTCGTCGTCGATGAAAAATACATGGAATTAGCCGTCAGAGTGCTTCATAAAGCGTTTGACCTTGAGCAAGCACTCTAA
- the lpxK gene encoding tetraacyldisaccharide 4'-kinase, translating into MKLSELYWHRITPLHFLLWPLSVLYRCFTLLKKLCYWLDIFPSIRLPVPVIVVDSLSVSDSGKTPLLLWLIDLLQAQGYRPGIITRGHAEHSGPPAAVTLNGSGPHSNDSKAMLLAHLCGESCPVWIGSDRIAVAQALLKAHPECNVIISNDGLQYYRLERDIEFVIVDFSEHSFGNGLLLPAGPLRAPLSDPGETGIMVTNNAQNRHINTNRSGKTYNMKLINETAYNVLDPERHKTIRDFRNESIHVVTDDDNAQWLFELMQKAGLNAELHSYAENHRFVQKDIDFAETDIVLMPEESALQCKAFAHGRLWAIPSKAWINSELQAILLNKLRSKSAT; encoded by the coding sequence ATGAAACTATCAGAGCTTTATTGGCACCGCATTACCCCGCTGCACTTTCTGTTGTGGCCGTTGAGTGTTTTGTACCGCTGTTTCACATTGCTAAAAAAATTATGTTACTGGCTGGATATTTTTCCTTCCATCAGGCTACCGGTGCCTGTCATTGTTGTCGACAGCCTCAGTGTCAGCGATAGCGGCAAAACACCCCTGCTGCTCTGGCTGATCGATCTACTACAGGCGCAAGGCTATCGCCCGGGAATTATCACACGAGGTCATGCGGAACATTCCGGACCACCGGCGGCAGTCACGTTGAATGGTAGCGGTCCGCATAGTAACGATAGCAAAGCAATGCTATTGGCGCATTTGTGCGGCGAATCATGCCCCGTTTGGATCGGAAGCGACAGAATCGCAGTTGCTCAGGCGCTTCTGAAGGCACACCCCGAATGCAATGTCATCATCAGCAATGACGGGCTGCAATATTATCGTTTGGAGCGTGATATTGAGTTCGTTATTGTCGATTTCAGCGAGCATAGCTTCGGCAACGGACTGTTACTACCTGCAGGCCCTTTACGCGCGCCTTTGAGCGACCCGGGAGAAACCGGCATTATGGTCACAAATAATGCGCAGAATCGTCACATTAATACAAACCGATCAGGCAAAACTTACAATATGAAGTTGATCAATGAAACGGCCTACAATGTGCTTGATCCGGAAAGGCATAAAACCATTCGCGATTTTAGAAATGAGTCGATCCATGTCGTTACCGACGATGATAATGCGCAATGGCTCTTCGAACTTATGCAAAAAGCAGGTCTTAATGCTGAGCTGCATTCGTATGCGGAAAATCACCGTTTCGTGCAGAAAGATATTGATTTTGCGGAAACTGATATCGTCCTCATGCCGGAAGAAAGCGCATTGCAATGTAAAGCGTTCGCGCATGGCAGACTCTGGGCAATACCGAGCAAAGCTTGGATTAATAGTGAATTGCAAGCCATTTTATTAAATAAACTGAGAAGCAAATCCGCAACATAA
- a CDS encoding PEP-CTERM sorting domain-containing protein: protein MKRILLIALLLISSHASALSTKWIPLETTEKNGNPVRVEGNPVIEYRNAGKGGIDWVVTGDGPTGGRGIKELWLFDDSAAGIPGTSQAATSFSVASNSVGFVMAGDHNDGFAQFFVDGIDVGTYDMYRGGNRILVVNGLDSTAHSLRIVQLGLHNPHSTKGDVAIFGGAAFNAPVSSIPEPETYTMLLIGLGLVGFVMRGKKQA, encoded by the coding sequence ATGAAACGAATTCTGTTGATTGCATTGCTATTGATTAGTTCGCATGCATCAGCTTTGTCCACAAAGTGGATCCCTTTGGAGACAACAGAAAAAAATGGCAATCCAGTGAGAGTCGAAGGAAATCCCGTCATTGAATATCGCAATGCCGGGAAAGGTGGAATCGATTGGGTTGTGACCGGCGACGGACCAACCGGCGGCCGGGGAATAAAGGAACTGTGGTTGTTTGATGACTCGGCTGCGGGAATACCGGGAACAAGTCAGGCGGCCACGTCATTTTCCGTGGCTAGCAATAGCGTCGGTTTTGTCATGGCGGGCGATCATAACGACGGCTTTGCGCAGTTTTTTGTCGATGGCATTGATGTCGGCACCTACGATATGTACCGGGGAGGAAATAGAATTTTAGTCGTGAACGGATTGGATTCTACTGCCCATTCTTTAAGAATTGTACAGCTTGGATTGCATAATCCCCATTCGACCAAAGGCGATGTTGCAATTTTTGGCGGTGCGGCATTTAATGCACCGGTTAGTTCGATCCCAGAACCGGAAACTTATACAATGCTGCTGATCGGTTTGGGTCTGGTGGGTTTCGTGATGCGTGGTAAAAAGCAAGCATGA
- a CDS encoding M67 family metallopeptidase encodes MLTIHSKLIAAMITQALTDHPIETCGIIAGPTGSNLPLRLIPMRNAAQAENFFMFDPQQQLQVWKEMSARHEEPIVIYHSHTNSQAYPSRSDVELATEPQAHYVIIPTYHLYNEEVRSFRIVDQMVIEERVRIVQQYQPELELQMVA; translated from the coding sequence ATGCTGACAATCCATTCCAAGTTGATCGCTGCCATGATCACGCAAGCATTAACCGATCATCCGATTGAAACCTGCGGCATTATCGCAGGCCCTACCGGATCGAATTTGCCGCTGCGCTTGATTCCGATGCGCAATGCTGCGCAAGCGGAGAATTTTTTTATGTTCGATCCGCAACAGCAACTGCAAGTTTGGAAAGAAATGAGCGCGCGCCACGAAGAGCCGATCGTCATTTATCACTCGCACACCAATAGCCAAGCATATCCCAGCCGCAGTGATGTGGAATTGGCGACAGAGCCGCAAGCGCATTACGTCATCATCCCCACCTACCACCTGTATAACGAAGAAGTTCGCAGTTTCCGCATTGTTGATCAGATGGTTATTGAAGAAAGAGTGCGCATCGTCCAGCAATACCAACCCGAACTCGAATTGCAAATGGTGGCTTGA
- a CDS encoding DUF2442 domain-containing protein — translation MVEYACNTQIRCLPVLFYSNEKGEPPHIHVQRENFLAKFWLNPTALASSKHFSIASLVDGRTIAVPLVWFPRLASASQKQLANYELLGGGEGIHWQDVDEDISVEGLLRGNR, via the coding sequence ATGGTGGAATACGCCTGCAATACTCAAATTCGGTGCTTACCGGTTCTTTTTTATAGCAACGAAAAAGGCGAGCCACCGCACATTCATGTGCAGCGAGAAAATTTTCTTGCTAAATTCTGGTTAAATCCAACTGCACTGGCAAGTTCAAAGCATTTTTCGATTGCCTCGCTCGTAGATGGAAGAACAATTGCGGTTCCTCTGGTGTGGTTTCCGCGTTTGGCGTCAGCCAGCCAAAAGCAACTTGCCAATTACGAATTGCTTGGTGGCGGTGAAGGTATTCATTGGCAGGATGTGGATGAGGATATTAGTGTAGAGGGATTGTTGCGCGGGAATCGTTAA
- a CDS encoding alpha/beta hydrolase, with amino-acid sequence MKISVNRLLVPTLSGDGKPKKPHHIAYTDWGDAKNPHVVICVHGLTRNCRDFDYLAQALQADCRVICVDVVGRGQSDWLEHAHDYDYYPLYLSDAISLVTHIQSHYQEKITLDWVGISMGGLIGMILAIQPNQPVTINKLILSDIGPLIPAVALRRIADYVGKDPRFGSFEEFKQYMKAISVSFGPLSEAQWNHMAIHTVREYPDGTYGFRYDPRIAVSFKEHEITDIDLWAQWDQLATPTLVLRGVESDILSVETAAQMQLRGAKAKIVELSGIGHAPMLMDDHQIKIVRDFILDKRNNLS; translated from the coding sequence ATGAAAATATCTGTAAATCGATTGCTTGTTCCTACGCTATCGGGTGATGGAAAGCCTAAAAAGCCGCACCATATTGCATATACCGATTGGGGAGATGCGAAAAATCCGCATGTGGTTATTTGCGTGCACGGATTGACGCGTAATTGCCGCGATTTCGATTATCTCGCACAAGCGCTGCAAGCGGACTGCCGGGTGATTTGCGTTGATGTCGTCGGGCGCGGCCAAAGCGATTGGCTCGAGCATGCGCATGACTATGATTACTATCCGCTCTATCTATCCGATGCGATATCGCTGGTGACGCATATCCAATCTCACTATCAAGAGAAAATCACCCTGGACTGGGTCGGCATTTCCATGGGCGGATTGATCGGCATGATCCTGGCGATACAACCGAATCAGCCGGTAACCATCAATAAACTGATTTTGAGCGATATCGGCCCATTGATACCCGCCGTTGCGTTGCGCAGGATCGCCGATTATGTCGGCAAGGATCCACGTTTTGGCAGTTTCGAAGAATTTAAGCAGTATATGAAAGCGATTTCTGTATCATTCGGACCATTGTCCGAAGCGCAATGGAATCATATGGCGATTCATACTGTGCGCGAATACCCGGATGGTACTTACGGTTTCCGCTACGACCCGAGGATTGCCGTCAGCTTCAAAGAACATGAGATCACCGATATCGATTTGTGGGCGCAGTGGGATCAGCTCGCTACGCCAACATTGGTTCTGCGCGGTGTGGAATCGGATATTCTGTCGGTGGAAACAGCAGCGCAAATGCAGCTGCGCGGCGCAAAAGCCAAAATTGTCGAATTGTCCGGTATCGGCCATGCGCCGATGTTAATGGATGACCATCAAATAAAAATCGTGCGGGATTTTATCTTGGATAAGCGCAACAATTTATCTTGA